One part of the Ornithodoros turicata isolate Travis chromosome 2, ASM3712646v1, whole genome shotgun sequence genome encodes these proteins:
- the LOC135386186 gene encoding sodium-dependent phosphate transport protein 2B-like isoform X4, whose protein sequence is MGDLGSEKKADINGAAVGASPCLKPQDPWALPELQDQGVKWSDLGCAQKFQRVFLGLAKALALLALLYLFICSLDFLSSAFRLVGGKTAGKVMSQNEVLKNPVVGLMIGLLSTVLVQSSSTSSSIIITMVGAGLVEVRDAIPIIMGANIGTSVTNTIVSLMQSSERNEFRRAFAAATVHDMFNWLTVIILLPLEAAFGLLYHLTSAIVDSTEWTTNKHANRDFLQVITKPFTGLIIKLDKKVIQQIAIGDESYYNRSLIKRCCKKTADGCIEPCEFALQGLQWQDSFIGILLLGISLLTLCTCLILMVKLLHSMLGGRISVIIKTTVNAEYRFPYSILVGYIGIGIGCFMTILVQSSSLFTSALTPLAGIGVISLERIYPLTLGANVGTTTTGILAALAADAGQIRHTLQIAFCHLFFNLIGILVFYPIPYTRLPIHLAKMLGNTIAEYRWFSLMYLICMFILFPAAVFGLSMAGMVVFMAVLIPVFLLLVAVIVINVLQRKAPRFLPECMRTWMWLPEWMRSLEPLDRIVHSCVGKIACCQKICPPQNAHNGTILPIREEPSQMNFVESRRSSYSTGDWQSDLQGIDNSAFDVTIDKQKSVTSTTQL, encoded by the exons ATGGGCGATCTGGGGTCTGAGAAAAAGGCGGACATTAACGGTGCCGCTGTGGGTGCATCGCCCTGCTTGAAGCCGCaagacccctgggccctgcccgaGCTACAAGACCAGGGGGTCAAGTGGTCAG ACCTGGGTTGTGCCCAGAAATTTCAGCGGGTGTTCCTGGGCTTGGCGAAGGCGCTGGCGCTTCTCGCActtctttatttattcatcTGTTCCTTGGACTTCCTGAGCAGTGCCTTTCGCCTTGTTGGAGGCAAGACTGCCGGCAAGGTGATGTCCCAGAACGAGGTCCTCAAAAACCCTGTCGTTGGACTCATGATCGGACTCTTATCAACCGTACTCGTTCAGAGTTCTTCCACATCGTCCTCAATCATCATCACGATGGTCGGAGCTGGAC TGGTGGAAGTCCGAGACGCAATCCCAATCATCATGGGCGCGAACATCGGGACTTCGGTGACCAACACCATCGTGTCACTCATGCAGAGCAGCGAACGCAACGAATTTCGCCGAGCGTTCGCAGCGGCCACCGTCCACGACATGTTCAACTGGCTCACGGTCATCATACTGTTGCCACTGGAGGCTGCCTTCG GGCTTCTGTACCACTTGACAAGCGCAATTGTGGATTCCACTGAGTGGACCACCAACAAACATGCCAACAGAGACTTCTTGCAAGTGATAACCAAGCCCTTCACTGGCCTCATAATTAAG CTGGACAAGAAGGTGATTCAGCAGATTGCTATTGGTGACGAAAGCTACTACAACCGCTCTCTCATCAAACGGTGTTGCAAAAAGACTGCTGATGGATGCATTGAGCCCT GCGAGTTCGCACTACAGGGCTTGCAGTGGCAAGACAGCTTCATCGGCATCCTTCTGCTAGGCATCAGCCTCCTTACACTCTGCACATGTCTAATCCTTATGGTGAAGCTGCTGCACTCCATGTTAGGCGGTCGCATCTCTGTCATAATTAAGACCACCGTGAACGCCGAGTACCGCTTCCCGTACTCCATCCTGGTGGGCTACATCGGCATCGGCATCGGTTGTTTTATGACCATCCTGGTACAGAGCTCCTCCCTCTTCACCTCCGCGCTCACCCCTCTGGCGGGCATAGGTGTCATAAGCCTCGAGCGCATCTACCCGCTCACACTGGGGGCCAACGTCGGGACCACAACTACAGGTATCCTGGCAGCCCTCGCAGCAGACGCAGGGCAGATCCGGCATACACTGCAGATCGCCTTCTGCCACCTGTTcttcaacttgattggcatccTGGTGTTCTACCCCATCCCCTATACGCGTTTGCCCATCCACCTCGCCAAGATGCTCGGCAACACGATTGCCGAGTACAGGTGGTTTTCCCTCATGTACCTTATCTGCATGTTCATCCTGTTCCCAGCAGCCGTGTTCGGGTTGTCTATGGCTGGCATGGTTGTCTTCATGGCGGTGCTCATACCGGTGTTCCTGCTCTTAGTGGCTGTGATCGTCATCAACGTGCTTCAGAGGAAGGCACCTCGGTTCCTTCCAGAGTGTATGAGGACTTGGATGTGGCTACCAGAGTGGATGAGATCGTTGGAACCCCTCGATAGAATCGTCCACTCCTGCGTGGGAAAAATCGCCTGCTGTCAGAAGATATGCCCTCCGCAAAATGCCCATAATGGGACCATCTTGCCCATCCGGGAAGAGCCTTCTCAAATGAACTTCGTCGAGTCCAGAAGGTCGTCGTATTCTACAGGCGACTGGCAGTCTGATCTCCAAGGGATTGACAATTCTGCATTTGACGTGACTATAGACAAACAGAAGAGTGTCACCTCCACAACGCAGTTATAA
- the LOC135386186 gene encoding sodium-dependent phosphate transport protein 2B-like isoform X1, protein MEEEPMSHVKPVTSSDLYRFRAASPPSLSDKMPAKNCTTCTDLKSAAIVARPDTLDVEVKIKMGDLGSEKKADINGAAVGASPCLKPQDPWALPELQDQGVKWSDLGCAQKFQRVFLGLAKALALLALLYLFICSLDFLSSAFRLVGGKTAGKVMSQNEVLKNPVVGLMIGLLSTVLVQSSSTSSSIIITMVGAGLVEVRDAIPIIMGANIGTSVTNTIVSLMQSSERNEFRRAFAAATVHDMFNWLTVIILLPLEAAFGLLYHLTSAIVDSTEWTTNKHANRDFLQVITKPFTGLIIKLDKKVIQQIAIGDESYYNRSLIKRCCKKTADGCIEPCEFALQGLQWQDSFIGILLLGISLLTLCTCLILMVKLLHSMLGGRISVIIKTTVNAEYRFPYSILVGYIGIGIGCFMTILVQSSSLFTSALTPLAGIGVISLERIYPLTLGANVGTTTTGILAALAADAGQIRHTLQIAFCHLFFNLIGILVFYPIPYTRLPIHLAKMLGNTIAEYRWFSLMYLICMFILFPAAVFGLSMAGMVVFMAVLIPVFLLLVAVIVINVLQRKAPRFLPECMRTWMWLPEWMRSLEPLDRIVHSCVGKIACCQKICPPQNAHNGTILPIREEPSQMNFVESRRSSYSTGDWQSDLQGIDNSAFDVTIDKQKSVTSTTQL, encoded by the exons ATGGAAGAGGAACCAAT GTCCCACGTGAAGCCCGTGACGTCATCGGATCTATATAGGTTCAGAGCCGCGTCCCCGCCGAGCTTGAGCGACAAAATGCCGGCTAAGAACTGCACCACGTGCACGGATCTCAAGAGTGCCGCCATAGTGGCACGACCCGACACGCTGGATGTCGAG GTCAAGATCAAAATGGGCGATCTGGGGTCTGAGAAAAAGGCGGACATTAACGGTGCCGCTGTGGGTGCATCGCCCTGCTTGAAGCCGCaagacccctgggccctgcccgaGCTACAAGACCAGGGGGTCAAGTGGTCAG ACCTGGGTTGTGCCCAGAAATTTCAGCGGGTGTTCCTGGGCTTGGCGAAGGCGCTGGCGCTTCTCGCActtctttatttattcatcTGTTCCTTGGACTTCCTGAGCAGTGCCTTTCGCCTTGTTGGAGGCAAGACTGCCGGCAAGGTGATGTCCCAGAACGAGGTCCTCAAAAACCCTGTCGTTGGACTCATGATCGGACTCTTATCAACCGTACTCGTTCAGAGTTCTTCCACATCGTCCTCAATCATCATCACGATGGTCGGAGCTGGAC TGGTGGAAGTCCGAGACGCAATCCCAATCATCATGGGCGCGAACATCGGGACTTCGGTGACCAACACCATCGTGTCACTCATGCAGAGCAGCGAACGCAACGAATTTCGCCGAGCGTTCGCAGCGGCCACCGTCCACGACATGTTCAACTGGCTCACGGTCATCATACTGTTGCCACTGGAGGCTGCCTTCG GGCTTCTGTACCACTTGACAAGCGCAATTGTGGATTCCACTGAGTGGACCACCAACAAACATGCCAACAGAGACTTCTTGCAAGTGATAACCAAGCCCTTCACTGGCCTCATAATTAAG CTGGACAAGAAGGTGATTCAGCAGATTGCTATTGGTGACGAAAGCTACTACAACCGCTCTCTCATCAAACGGTGTTGCAAAAAGACTGCTGATGGATGCATTGAGCCCT GCGAGTTCGCACTACAGGGCTTGCAGTGGCAAGACAGCTTCATCGGCATCCTTCTGCTAGGCATCAGCCTCCTTACACTCTGCACATGTCTAATCCTTATGGTGAAGCTGCTGCACTCCATGTTAGGCGGTCGCATCTCTGTCATAATTAAGACCACCGTGAACGCCGAGTACCGCTTCCCGTACTCCATCCTGGTGGGCTACATCGGCATCGGCATCGGTTGTTTTATGACCATCCTGGTACAGAGCTCCTCCCTCTTCACCTCCGCGCTCACCCCTCTGGCGGGCATAGGTGTCATAAGCCTCGAGCGCATCTACCCGCTCACACTGGGGGCCAACGTCGGGACCACAACTACAGGTATCCTGGCAGCCCTCGCAGCAGACGCAGGGCAGATCCGGCATACACTGCAGATCGCCTTCTGCCACCTGTTcttcaacttgattggcatccTGGTGTTCTACCCCATCCCCTATACGCGTTTGCCCATCCACCTCGCCAAGATGCTCGGCAACACGATTGCCGAGTACAGGTGGTTTTCCCTCATGTACCTTATCTGCATGTTCATCCTGTTCCCAGCAGCCGTGTTCGGGTTGTCTATGGCTGGCATGGTTGTCTTCATGGCGGTGCTCATACCGGTGTTCCTGCTCTTAGTGGCTGTGATCGTCATCAACGTGCTTCAGAGGAAGGCACCTCGGTTCCTTCCAGAGTGTATGAGGACTTGGATGTGGCTACCAGAGTGGATGAGATCGTTGGAACCCCTCGATAGAATCGTCCACTCCTGCGTGGGAAAAATCGCCTGCTGTCAGAAGATATGCCCTCCGCAAAATGCCCATAATGGGACCATCTTGCCCATCCGGGAAGAGCCTTCTCAAATGAACTTCGTCGAGTCCAGAAGGTCGTCGTATTCTACAGGCGACTGGCAGTCTGATCTCCAAGGGATTGACAATTCTGCATTTGACGTGACTATAGACAAACAGAAGAGTGTCACCTCCACAACGCAGTTATAA
- the LOC135386186 gene encoding sodium-dependent phosphate transport protein 2B-like isoform X3, giving the protein MPAKNCTTCTDLKSAAIVARPDTLDVEVKIKMGDLGSEKKADINGAAVGASPCLKPQDPWALPELQDQGVKWSDLGCAQKFQRVFLGLAKALALLALLYLFICSLDFLSSAFRLVGGKTAGKVMSQNEVLKNPVVGLMIGLLSTVLVQSSSTSSSIIITMVGAGLVEVRDAIPIIMGANIGTSVTNTIVSLMQSSERNEFRRAFAAATVHDMFNWLTVIILLPLEAAFGLLYHLTSAIVDSTEWTTNKHANRDFLQVITKPFTGLIIKLDKKVIQQIAIGDESYYNRSLIKRCCKKTADGCIEPCEFALQGLQWQDSFIGILLLGISLLTLCTCLILMVKLLHSMLGGRISVIIKTTVNAEYRFPYSILVGYIGIGIGCFMTILVQSSSLFTSALTPLAGIGVISLERIYPLTLGANVGTTTTGILAALAADAGQIRHTLQIAFCHLFFNLIGILVFYPIPYTRLPIHLAKMLGNTIAEYRWFSLMYLICMFILFPAAVFGLSMAGMVVFMAVLIPVFLLLVAVIVINVLQRKAPRFLPECMRTWMWLPEWMRSLEPLDRIVHSCVGKIACCQKICPPQNAHNGTILPIREEPSQMNFVESRRSSYSTGDWQSDLQGIDNSAFDVTIDKQKSVTSTTQL; this is encoded by the exons ATGCCGGCTAAGAACTGCACCACGTGCACGGATCTCAAGAGTGCCGCCATAGTGGCACGACCCGACACGCTGGATGTCGAG GTCAAGATCAAAATGGGCGATCTGGGGTCTGAGAAAAAGGCGGACATTAACGGTGCCGCTGTGGGTGCATCGCCCTGCTTGAAGCCGCaagacccctgggccctgcccgaGCTACAAGACCAGGGGGTCAAGTGGTCAG ACCTGGGTTGTGCCCAGAAATTTCAGCGGGTGTTCCTGGGCTTGGCGAAGGCGCTGGCGCTTCTCGCActtctttatttattcatcTGTTCCTTGGACTTCCTGAGCAGTGCCTTTCGCCTTGTTGGAGGCAAGACTGCCGGCAAGGTGATGTCCCAGAACGAGGTCCTCAAAAACCCTGTCGTTGGACTCATGATCGGACTCTTATCAACCGTACTCGTTCAGAGTTCTTCCACATCGTCCTCAATCATCATCACGATGGTCGGAGCTGGAC TGGTGGAAGTCCGAGACGCAATCCCAATCATCATGGGCGCGAACATCGGGACTTCGGTGACCAACACCATCGTGTCACTCATGCAGAGCAGCGAACGCAACGAATTTCGCCGAGCGTTCGCAGCGGCCACCGTCCACGACATGTTCAACTGGCTCACGGTCATCATACTGTTGCCACTGGAGGCTGCCTTCG GGCTTCTGTACCACTTGACAAGCGCAATTGTGGATTCCACTGAGTGGACCACCAACAAACATGCCAACAGAGACTTCTTGCAAGTGATAACCAAGCCCTTCACTGGCCTCATAATTAAG CTGGACAAGAAGGTGATTCAGCAGATTGCTATTGGTGACGAAAGCTACTACAACCGCTCTCTCATCAAACGGTGTTGCAAAAAGACTGCTGATGGATGCATTGAGCCCT GCGAGTTCGCACTACAGGGCTTGCAGTGGCAAGACAGCTTCATCGGCATCCTTCTGCTAGGCATCAGCCTCCTTACACTCTGCACATGTCTAATCCTTATGGTGAAGCTGCTGCACTCCATGTTAGGCGGTCGCATCTCTGTCATAATTAAGACCACCGTGAACGCCGAGTACCGCTTCCCGTACTCCATCCTGGTGGGCTACATCGGCATCGGCATCGGTTGTTTTATGACCATCCTGGTACAGAGCTCCTCCCTCTTCACCTCCGCGCTCACCCCTCTGGCGGGCATAGGTGTCATAAGCCTCGAGCGCATCTACCCGCTCACACTGGGGGCCAACGTCGGGACCACAACTACAGGTATCCTGGCAGCCCTCGCAGCAGACGCAGGGCAGATCCGGCATACACTGCAGATCGCCTTCTGCCACCTGTTcttcaacttgattggcatccTGGTGTTCTACCCCATCCCCTATACGCGTTTGCCCATCCACCTCGCCAAGATGCTCGGCAACACGATTGCCGAGTACAGGTGGTTTTCCCTCATGTACCTTATCTGCATGTTCATCCTGTTCCCAGCAGCCGTGTTCGGGTTGTCTATGGCTGGCATGGTTGTCTTCATGGCGGTGCTCATACCGGTGTTCCTGCTCTTAGTGGCTGTGATCGTCATCAACGTGCTTCAGAGGAAGGCACCTCGGTTCCTTCCAGAGTGTATGAGGACTTGGATGTGGCTACCAGAGTGGATGAGATCGTTGGAACCCCTCGATAGAATCGTCCACTCCTGCGTGGGAAAAATCGCCTGCTGTCAGAAGATATGCCCTCCGCAAAATGCCCATAATGGGACCATCTTGCCCATCCGGGAAGAGCCTTCTCAAATGAACTTCGTCGAGTCCAGAAGGTCGTCGTATTCTACAGGCGACTGGCAGTCTGATCTCCAAGGGATTGACAATTCTGCATTTGACGTGACTATAGACAAACAGAAGAGTGTCACCTCCACAACGCAGTTATAA
- the LOC135386186 gene encoding sodium-dependent phosphate transport protein 2B-like isoform X2 encodes MRMSHVKPVTSSDLYRFRAASPPSLSDKMPAKNCTTCTDLKSAAIVARPDTLDVEVKIKMGDLGSEKKADINGAAVGASPCLKPQDPWALPELQDQGVKWSDLGCAQKFQRVFLGLAKALALLALLYLFICSLDFLSSAFRLVGGKTAGKVMSQNEVLKNPVVGLMIGLLSTVLVQSSSTSSSIIITMVGAGLVEVRDAIPIIMGANIGTSVTNTIVSLMQSSERNEFRRAFAAATVHDMFNWLTVIILLPLEAAFGLLYHLTSAIVDSTEWTTNKHANRDFLQVITKPFTGLIIKLDKKVIQQIAIGDESYYNRSLIKRCCKKTADGCIEPCEFALQGLQWQDSFIGILLLGISLLTLCTCLILMVKLLHSMLGGRISVIIKTTVNAEYRFPYSILVGYIGIGIGCFMTILVQSSSLFTSALTPLAGIGVISLERIYPLTLGANVGTTTTGILAALAADAGQIRHTLQIAFCHLFFNLIGILVFYPIPYTRLPIHLAKMLGNTIAEYRWFSLMYLICMFILFPAAVFGLSMAGMVVFMAVLIPVFLLLVAVIVINVLQRKAPRFLPECMRTWMWLPEWMRSLEPLDRIVHSCVGKIACCQKICPPQNAHNGTILPIREEPSQMNFVESRRSSYSTGDWQSDLQGIDNSAFDVTIDKQKSVTSTTQL; translated from the exons ATGCGCAT GTCCCACGTGAAGCCCGTGACGTCATCGGATCTATATAGGTTCAGAGCCGCGTCCCCGCCGAGCTTGAGCGACAAAATGCCGGCTAAGAACTGCACCACGTGCACGGATCTCAAGAGTGCCGCCATAGTGGCACGACCCGACACGCTGGATGTCGAG GTCAAGATCAAAATGGGCGATCTGGGGTCTGAGAAAAAGGCGGACATTAACGGTGCCGCTGTGGGTGCATCGCCCTGCTTGAAGCCGCaagacccctgggccctgcccgaGCTACAAGACCAGGGGGTCAAGTGGTCAG ACCTGGGTTGTGCCCAGAAATTTCAGCGGGTGTTCCTGGGCTTGGCGAAGGCGCTGGCGCTTCTCGCActtctttatttattcatcTGTTCCTTGGACTTCCTGAGCAGTGCCTTTCGCCTTGTTGGAGGCAAGACTGCCGGCAAGGTGATGTCCCAGAACGAGGTCCTCAAAAACCCTGTCGTTGGACTCATGATCGGACTCTTATCAACCGTACTCGTTCAGAGTTCTTCCACATCGTCCTCAATCATCATCACGATGGTCGGAGCTGGAC TGGTGGAAGTCCGAGACGCAATCCCAATCATCATGGGCGCGAACATCGGGACTTCGGTGACCAACACCATCGTGTCACTCATGCAGAGCAGCGAACGCAACGAATTTCGCCGAGCGTTCGCAGCGGCCACCGTCCACGACATGTTCAACTGGCTCACGGTCATCATACTGTTGCCACTGGAGGCTGCCTTCG GGCTTCTGTACCACTTGACAAGCGCAATTGTGGATTCCACTGAGTGGACCACCAACAAACATGCCAACAGAGACTTCTTGCAAGTGATAACCAAGCCCTTCACTGGCCTCATAATTAAG CTGGACAAGAAGGTGATTCAGCAGATTGCTATTGGTGACGAAAGCTACTACAACCGCTCTCTCATCAAACGGTGTTGCAAAAAGACTGCTGATGGATGCATTGAGCCCT GCGAGTTCGCACTACAGGGCTTGCAGTGGCAAGACAGCTTCATCGGCATCCTTCTGCTAGGCATCAGCCTCCTTACACTCTGCACATGTCTAATCCTTATGGTGAAGCTGCTGCACTCCATGTTAGGCGGTCGCATCTCTGTCATAATTAAGACCACCGTGAACGCCGAGTACCGCTTCCCGTACTCCATCCTGGTGGGCTACATCGGCATCGGCATCGGTTGTTTTATGACCATCCTGGTACAGAGCTCCTCCCTCTTCACCTCCGCGCTCACCCCTCTGGCGGGCATAGGTGTCATAAGCCTCGAGCGCATCTACCCGCTCACACTGGGGGCCAACGTCGGGACCACAACTACAGGTATCCTGGCAGCCCTCGCAGCAGACGCAGGGCAGATCCGGCATACACTGCAGATCGCCTTCTGCCACCTGTTcttcaacttgattggcatccTGGTGTTCTACCCCATCCCCTATACGCGTTTGCCCATCCACCTCGCCAAGATGCTCGGCAACACGATTGCCGAGTACAGGTGGTTTTCCCTCATGTACCTTATCTGCATGTTCATCCTGTTCCCAGCAGCCGTGTTCGGGTTGTCTATGGCTGGCATGGTTGTCTTCATGGCGGTGCTCATACCGGTGTTCCTGCTCTTAGTGGCTGTGATCGTCATCAACGTGCTTCAGAGGAAGGCACCTCGGTTCCTTCCAGAGTGTATGAGGACTTGGATGTGGCTACCAGAGTGGATGAGATCGTTGGAACCCCTCGATAGAATCGTCCACTCCTGCGTGGGAAAAATCGCCTGCTGTCAGAAGATATGCCCTCCGCAAAATGCCCATAATGGGACCATCTTGCCCATCCGGGAAGAGCCTTCTCAAATGAACTTCGTCGAGTCCAGAAGGTCGTCGTATTCTACAGGCGACTGGCAGTCTGATCTCCAAGGGATTGACAATTCTGCATTTGACGTGACTATAGACAAACAGAAGAGTGTCACCTCCACAACGCAGTTATAA